In Bernardetia sp., a genomic segment contains:
- a CDS encoding DUF58 domain-containing protein codes for MQELDIQAIRQFGNIEFLARQVVEGFISGLHKSPYHGFSVEFAEHRLYNTGESTRHIDWKVYARTDKLFVKRYEEETNLRAQLLIDVSPSMYYPREGKFENGKITFSIMAAASIAYMLQKQRDAIGATTFSDELELQTPIKATSKHIHTLFLEFQRLLNAPAPTGKKTSTAKVLHEIAERLHKRSLVIIFSDMLDNMNETDELFAALQHLKHRHHEVLLFHVKDSKTETEFDFEDRPYIFTDVETGEKIKLQPAQVREYYRQQTKAKEQALKLKSGQYKIDFVEVDIRQPMDRILLPYLIKRAKMK; via the coding sequence ATGCAAGAATTAGACATACAAGCTATTCGCCAATTTGGCAATATAGAATTTTTGGCTCGCCAAGTGGTAGAAGGATTTATTTCTGGACTTCATAAGTCGCCTTATCACGGTTTTTCAGTAGAGTTTGCCGAACATCGCCTCTACAACACAGGCGAAAGTACACGTCATATCGATTGGAAAGTCTATGCACGAACAGACAAACTTTTTGTAAAACGTTATGAAGAAGAAACTAACCTTAGAGCGCAACTTTTGATAGATGTTTCGCCTTCTATGTACTACCCACGAGAAGGAAAATTTGAGAATGGAAAGATTACCTTTTCTATTATGGCTGCTGCTTCGATTGCTTATATGCTTCAAAAACAGCGTGATGCGATTGGTGCAACAACATTTTCTGATGAGCTAGAACTTCAAACTCCCATAAAAGCAACTTCAAAGCATATTCATACACTTTTTTTAGAGTTTCAACGTCTTTTAAATGCTCCTGCTCCTACTGGAAAGAAAACTTCCACAGCTAAAGTTTTGCACGAGATAGCAGAAAGGTTACACAAACGTTCGTTAGTGATTATTTTTAGTGATATGCTAGACAATATGAACGAAACGGATGAGCTTTTTGCAGCTCTTCAACACTTAAAACATCGCCATCACGAGGTTCTACTTTTTCATGTAAAAGATTCCAAAACAGAAACTGAATTTGATTTTGAAGACCGTCCATATATTTTTACAGATGTAGAAACAGGAGAAAAAATAAAGCTCCAACCAGCACAAGTCAGAGAATATTATCGTCAGCAGACTAAAGCCAAAGAACAGGCTTTAAAATTAAAAAGTGGACAATATAAAATCGATTTTGTAGAAGTAGATATTCGTCAGCCGATGGATAGAATTTTGTTACCTTATCTAATAAAACGAGCTAAGATGAAGTAG
- a CDS encoding reverse transcriptase domain-containing protein: protein MQTLTSKQVTRIKLDELNRQYHELHKQYNTIIRQVEKTSKIEEKFQLLYQGLCKITFAQKQLHPDVENLTVLQTQLENNTVSISLLESWISRLQNEIEQGKLRLEAGLVFGRALEDTWNTQNSTNKKKIDFEIGFLQLISKQIHQLENETKLREWIRVHTHDVEKVRERHQKFLDETILQPVSKEETAYILRYMKAHPYHHTKLKSEISAIVGKESLVNELAGTITVLLNNFETWTWAGQGVKLNALWTKHKWRPYLSTQLLESLLLEIIGMRFGRAFRESMLDKDFWGKEPEYNHLKYWHKLLRNEITFKEFPNHIDFSQITFQDSYNGYDGDIVSIVSNEDTYFKLFQGLNAQLKITEARRNDLKEVTTPYIIQTDLKNYFLTLPHQTLLVVLEEVGISQKWLNFFKTYLEVPYSYKDEIYSAKRGISLSHLLSSMLADTLLLLLDKAFWTQKGIATFRYMDDMYIFCDSEKDAQNAWQTLTDFYKMTGLELNKEKIGIVRIGESKEKDSFIEKINKELQTEITLPNWMFLSLHQDGNWKINQSAVSNFAQILSEKLENTGSIFEFCNVYNTHISFLLKSFGIGYPLGNQHLEEISKAVVLFEKQLFKDNTTVLQALQNLLVEKIPTMKQAIEKLPEAWYYWSLTAGGFALQNPFCHIVSIAQRQKQFVEPAKKSFEGLDEYQKDSTLREIFVTYRNQQLQPLAPKSTPVMQGLMNDFIDRGTEVSGKKQNGLGIYWQWLLYTYGYQLLDSFGTFRFLMTELVPLETIFNRLHQETE, encoded by the coding sequence ATGCAAACTCTCACCTCCAAACAAGTAACTCGTATTAAATTAGACGAGCTAAATCGCCAATATCATGAGCTTCATAAACAGTACAATACAATTATTAGGCAAGTTGAGAAAACTTCTAAGATAGAAGAAAAATTTCAACTTCTTTATCAAGGTCTTTGTAAGATTACTTTTGCTCAAAAACAGCTTCATCCAGATGTTGAAAACCTAACCGTTTTGCAAACACAGTTAGAAAATAATACGGTTTCTATTTCTTTATTGGAAAGTTGGATAAGTCGCCTTCAAAATGAAATTGAACAAGGAAAATTACGACTAGAAGCAGGTTTGGTTTTCGGACGAGCTTTAGAAGATACTTGGAATACGCAAAACTCTACCAATAAGAAAAAAATAGACTTTGAAATTGGTTTTTTACAACTTATAAGCAAGCAAATCCATCAGCTTGAAAATGAAACGAAATTGAGAGAATGGATAAGAGTTCATACTCACGATGTAGAAAAAGTTAGGGAAAGACATCAGAAATTTTTAGATGAAACTATCTTGCAGCCTGTGAGTAAAGAAGAAACAGCTTATATTCTTCGTTATATGAAAGCGCATCCGTATCATCACACGAAACTAAAGTCAGAAATTTCTGCTATCGTAGGAAAAGAATCGTTAGTCAATGAACTGGCTGGAACAATTACTGTTCTGCTCAATAATTTCGAAACGTGGACGTGGGCAGGACAGGGTGTTAAGCTCAATGCACTTTGGACAAAGCACAAATGGAGACCCTATTTATCTACACAACTTTTAGAATCTTTGTTGTTGGAAATAATAGGAATGCGTTTTGGTCGTGCTTTCAGAGAAAGCATGTTAGATAAAGATTTTTGGGGAAAAGAACCCGAATACAACCATCTAAAATACTGGCATAAACTTCTTCGAAATGAAATTACCTTTAAAGAATTTCCTAATCATATTGATTTTTCTCAAATCACTTTTCAAGATTCTTATAATGGATATGATGGCGATATAGTCAGTATAGTGAGTAATGAAGATACCTATTTCAAACTCTTTCAAGGACTAAATGCACAGCTAAAAATAACAGAAGCAAGACGTAATGATTTAAAAGAGGTTACTACTCCATATATTATTCAAACTGACCTCAAAAATTATTTCCTAACACTTCCTCATCAGACGTTGCTCGTTGTTTTAGAAGAAGTAGGAATTAGTCAGAAGTGGTTAAATTTTTTCAAAACGTATTTGGAAGTTCCTTATTCATATAAAGATGAAATATATTCTGCAAAAAGAGGAATTTCACTTTCTCACTTGCTTTCCTCTATGCTTGCAGACACGCTTTTACTTCTTTTAGACAAAGCATTTTGGACACAAAAAGGTATTGCTACGTTTCGTTATATGGACGATATGTATATTTTCTGTGATTCGGAAAAGGATGCTCAAAATGCTTGGCAAACTCTGACAGATTTCTATAAAATGACAGGTTTAGAACTCAACAAAGAAAAAATAGGCATTGTCAGAATAGGAGAATCTAAGGAAAAAGATAGTTTTATAGAAAAAATAAATAAAGAACTCCAAACAGAAATAACACTTCCCAACTGGATGTTTCTTTCTCTACATCAAGATGGAAACTGGAAAATTAATCAAAGTGCAGTTTCAAATTTTGCTCAAATACTTTCTGAAAAATTAGAAAATACAGGTTCTATTTTTGAGTTTTGTAACGTCTATAACACACATATTTCTTTCTTACTCAAAAGTTTTGGAATTGGTTATCCTTTGGGAAATCAGCACCTTGAGGAAATTAGTAAGGCAGTTGTTCTTTTTGAAAAACAGCTTTTTAAAGATAATACGACAGTCCTTCAAGCATTACAAAATCTTTTGGTAGAGAAAATACCAACCATGAAACAAGCCATAGAAAAATTGCCAGAGGCTTGGTATTATTGGTCGCTTACAGCAGGAGGTTTTGCACTTCAAAATCCATTTTGTCATATTGTGTCTATTGCTCAAAGGCAAAAACAATTTGTAGAGCCAGCAAAGAAAAGTTTTGAAGGCTTAGATGAGTATCAAAAAGACTCAACACTAAGAGAAATATTTGTAACATATAGAAACCAACAACTTCAGCCACTAGCTCCAAAATCTACACCTGTAATGCAAGGACTAATGAACGATTTTATTGACAGAGGAACAGAAGTAAGTGGAAAAAAACAAAATGGTTTAGGAATTTATTGGCAATGGCTTTTATATACTTATGGTTATCAACTTTTGGATAGTTTCGGAACGTTCCGTTTTCTGATGACAGAACTCGTACCTTTAGAAACTATTTTTAACAGGCTACATCAAGAGACTGAATAA
- a CDS encoding alpha/beta hydrolase yields the protein MNKPYYLTLLTSLLFISIFTFPISAQNNNATALIAGEKIDKTISALDKHTYTVELENGMAVIGEVLQKEIDLVIDVYRPNGKLLKQIDSPNGTNGVEPIDITSDESGEYKLIVHTLDKNVKKGMYTLTIKKILSLSDNTKRITKKELPTKTLYNLWESSLTDENAINSFIAKKTDRHIIEPIEGNDKDMLVTYFCIPNDNTEYVMLSGGPDFLGLRFQRLPNTKLHFVTQRVPKDARFNYGFNYFNLDKAGPNEEIEIRNVEHAYDGTVEMPNAPKQIYIGERENVDKGKVLPTSIKSKILNEERKITIHTPANYNPKLKHNLVIIFDGESYGAIPNRRSRIPAPTIIDNLISDKEIPPTVTVLVWSMGKRNKDLISEQFGDFIATELIPWMRSKYTIHTTSDKVILAGSSRGGFAASFIALNHSDVIGNVLSQSGSYWIKGTNNENHWIYPEDNGKLINAYMDSERLPIKFYMDIGLYDAGASMLGMNRQFRDILKAKGYNVNYQEFKGGHNYVNWRGTLSNGLISLIGLKTK from the coding sequence ATGAACAAACCTTATTATCTAACTCTTCTTACATCGCTTTTATTTATTTCAATTTTCACTTTTCCAATTTCAGCTCAAAATAATAATGCAACAGCTCTTATTGCTGGAGAAAAGATTGACAAGACTATTTCTGCATTAGACAAACATACTTATACTGTTGAATTAGAAAACGGAATGGCAGTAATTGGAGAAGTTCTTCAAAAAGAAATAGACCTTGTAATTGATGTATATAGACCCAATGGAAAACTTCTAAAACAAATTGATAGTCCAAACGGAACAAATGGAGTTGAACCTATTGATATCACCTCAGATGAATCGGGAGAATATAAATTGATAGTTCATACTCTAGATAAAAACGTAAAAAAAGGAATGTACACTTTGACTATTAAAAAAATATTAAGTTTATCAGACAATACAAAGCGTATTACAAAAAAAGAACTTCCAACGAAGACGTTATACAACTTATGGGAATCTTCGCTAACTGATGAAAATGCGATAAATTCTTTCATTGCCAAGAAAACAGACAGACATATTATTGAACCGATTGAAGGAAATGATAAAGATATGTTGGTCACATACTTTTGCATACCTAACGATAATACTGAGTATGTAATGTTAAGTGGTGGTCCTGATTTTTTGGGTTTACGTTTTCAGCGATTACCAAACACAAAACTTCATTTTGTAACGCAGAGAGTTCCTAAAGATGCTCGTTTCAACTATGGATTCAATTATTTCAATCTAGATAAAGCAGGTCCAAATGAAGAAATCGAAATCAGAAATGTAGAGCATGCTTATGATGGAACTGTTGAGATGCCAAATGCACCTAAGCAAATCTACATTGGTGAAAGAGAAAATGTAGATAAAGGAAAAGTATTACCAACTTCAATTAAAAGTAAAATTTTAAATGAAGAAAGAAAAATCACAATACATACACCAGCAAATTACAATCCAAAACTAAAACATAATTTAGTAATAATATTTGATGGAGAATCCTATGGAGCAATACCAAATCGTAGGTCAAGAATACCTGCGCCAACCATAATCGATAATCTAATATCAGATAAAGAAATTCCACCTACTGTCACGGTTTTAGTATGGTCAATGGGTAAACGTAATAAAGATTTGATAAGCGAACAATTTGGAGATTTTATTGCAACTGAACTTATTCCTTGGATGCGTTCAAAATATACTATTCATACTACATCAGATAAAGTAATTTTAGCAGGTTCAAGCCGAGGAGGTTTTGCAGCTAGTTTCATTGCATTAAATCATTCTGATGTCATAGGCAATGTTCTTTCACAATCTGGTTCATATTGGATTAAAGGTACAAATAACGAAAACCATTGGATTTATCCTGAAGATAATGGTAAACTCATTAATGCATATATGGACAGTGAAAGATTACCCATAAAATTCTATATGGACATCGGACTATATGATGCAGGAGCTTCTATGCTCGGAATGAATAGACAGTTTCGAGATATTCTTAAAGCAAAAGGATATAATGTGAATTATCAAGAGTTTAAAGGTGGGCACAATTATGTAAATTGGCGTGGAACTCTTTCTAATGGATTAATATCTTTGATTGGATTAAAAACAAAATAA